In a genomic window of Melopsittacus undulatus isolate bMelUnd1 chromosome 1, bMelUnd1.mat.Z, whole genome shotgun sequence:
- the UQCRB gene encoding cytochrome b-c1 complex subunit 7, producing the protein MAARASVAGGGRLMDKFRKWYYNAAGFNKLGLMRDDTWYEDDDVKEAVRRLPEHLYNERMFRIKRALDLSLKHQILPKDQWVKYEEDHHYLEPYLKEVIRERLEREEWNKK; encoded by the exons ATGGCGGCGAGGGCGTCGG TCGCAGGAGGTGGTCGCCTCATGGACAAATTTCGCAAGTGGTATTACAATGCAGCTGGATTCAACAAACTAG GATTAATGAGAGATGACACATGGTATGAAGATGATGATGTCAAAGAAGCAGTGAGGAGACTCCCAGAACATCTTTACAATGAAAGAATGTTTCGTATAAAGCGAGCACTTGATCTAAGCCTGAAACATCAGATCCTTCCAAAAGACCAGTGGGTGAAGTATGAAGAG gatCATCATTATCTTGAACCATACCTAAAAGAAGTAATCCGTGAACGACTTGAAAGAGAAGAATGGAACAAGAAGTAA